The following DNA comes from Dehalococcoidia bacterium.
CCGGCGTCGGTTTCCCGGTCACGACCTGGATCGCATCCAACCAGCCGGGGCACAACCCGGAGCTCGGAAAGCAGTTCTCGTTCGACCCGGTGAAGGCCAAGGCCGCGCTCGCGGCGGCGGGCTTCCCTGACGGCCGCGGGCTGCCCAAGGTTACCTTCCTGGCAGTCGCGAATGACACGAACCGGAACGTAATCGCCCCGTTCGTGATCGAGAACTACAAGAAGAACCTCGGCATCGACGTCGAGTACGAGTTCGTCGACACGGCGACCTACACGTCGCGCTACACCAGAAACCAGCACCAGATCGCCATCGGCGGCTGGCACCTGGACTGGCCGTACCCGGACAACTGGCTTCCCAACATCCTGGGCTGCAACCAGTCAAACAACCACACGCAGTATTGCAACCCGAAGTTCGACGAGCTGGTGAAGCAGGCCGCGCGTGAGACGGATGACAAGAAGCGTCTGGCCCTGTACGACCAGGCCCAGAAGCTGGCCCTGGACGAGGTGGCCCTGGCGCCGATTTACGAGCGCGAGTACTTCGTGCTGGTGAAGCCCTGGGTGCGTGACCTGGTGATCACGAACCTGGACTCGGCGCGTGGCGACTACAACTACCACCGGATCTGGATAGCCGCCCACTAAGACGGACGGCTGACCTAGGCCTCTAGCCAAAGGGGGGCGCCGCCAAGGCGCTCCCCTCTGGCCCTGAGTGAGACATGAGCAACTACATCGCGCGCCGCATCCTCTGGCTCATACCTGTCATGTTCTTCATCTCCCTGGTGACGTTCGTGCTCATGCACAACGTCGAGGGCGGGCCCTGGGACTCGGAGCGCAAACTGCCTGACCATGTCATCGAAAACCTGAACCGCAAGTACGGCCTCGATAAGCCGCTTTGGCGCCAGTACGTCGACTTCGTCGCCAATGCCCTGCAGGGGGACCTGGGCATTTCCTTCCAGCGCCAGGACAAGCCCGTGACGGACATCCTCCTCGGCGGCCTGAAGGTTACGGGGATGCTGGGCCTGATGGCCCTCGGCATGGCCTCGGTCGTCGGCATCTCCCTGGGCATCATGGCCGCATTGAACAAGAACGGTCCCATTGACTATCTGAGCGTCCTGCTCGCGACCATAGGCTCTTCGATTCCCTCCTTCGTGCTGGGCATCTTCCTGATCTATTTCCTCTCTGTGGAGTGGCACATCCTGCCGACGTACGGTTGGAACCTGAGGAATGGTTTCATACCCGGATGGGTGCCTCCTTTGAAGCAAGCGGTCATGCCGGTGATCTGTCTCGCCGCCTTGCCGACAGCGTTCCTGGCGCGAGTGACACGCGCCAGCATGCTGGAGGTCCTGCGCCAGGATTACGTCCGCACGGCGCGCGCGAAGGGCCTGCCGTCGCTTACGGTCCTCTACCGTCACAGCTTCCGTAACGCCCTGATCCCGATCCTCACGATCCTGGGGCCGATCGCCGTCAACCTCGTTACCGGCGCCTTCATCGTCGAGCAGCTGTTCTCGATCCCGGGTAATGGGCGGCTCTTCATCCAGAGCATCAACGGGCGGGACTACGGCCTGATCATGGGCACGACGCTCTTCTATGCCTTTTTCATCGCCATCGCGAACCTCGCCGTGGACATCACCTACGCCCTCGTAGATCCGCGGATCAGGTACAGATAGGGGGCTCGCTTGGCCGTCAGCACCGTACCTCTCGCCGAACCTGCCGAGCACCAGCGGTACCGCGCCCGCGGCCTATGGGAAGATGCCTTCAGGCGGCTGATCCGAAACCGCCTTGCCCTCGTCGGGCTATTGATCCTGGTGGTCTTCGCCGTGGCGGCGGTGCTCGCGCCCCTGATTGCGCCCTTCGACCCCAACGAGCAGAACTACGACGCCATTTTCCAGAGTCCGAACGCTACGCATATCGCCGGCACCGACAACCTTGGCCGCGACTGGTTCAGCCGCCTCGTTTACGGGGCGCGCCTGTCGCTCACGGTCGGGATATTCGCCCAGGCGATCGTACTGATGATCGGCGTTGCCATCGGCACCACGGCGGGATACTTCGGCGGGCAGATCGACAACCTGCTCATGCGGTTCACGGACCTCATGTACGCCTTCCCGGACCTGCTCTTCATCATCCTGCTGCGGACGGTGTTCAGCGAAGGAATACTGCATGAGTTCGGCATCAACATTCTCAGCCGTGACACCGAGCAGATCTTCACGCTCTTTTTCATCATCGGGCTGATCAACTGGACGGGGGACGCCCGCCTGGTGCGCGGCCAGATACTGTCGCTCAAGGAGCGTGAGTTCGTGGAGGCGGCGCGCAGCATTGGCGCCTCCAACGCGCAGATAATGTGGCGCCACCTCTTCCCGAACACGCTGGGGCCGCTGATCGTCGTGGTCACGCTGGGCATCCCGCGCGCGGTGTTCGCGGAGGCGGCCCTCAGCTTCATCGGCATTGGCGTAGGGCCCAGCATCCCAAGCTGGGGGTCCATGGTGCAGGAAGGCTACAGCGCCATCTTCGGATCGCCGCACCTGGTGCTCTTCCCCGCCGGCGCAATCGCGCTGCTGATGCTCTCCTTCACATTCCTGGGCGACGGCCTCCGCGACGCCCTTGACCCCCGCACGCGCTAGCCGGCGGCCAGCCCGCGGCTATCTGACGGACCCCTGACGACGGTCGCCGCCGCCGGCCCCTTGTATCCCCCAGGGCGACGAACGCCCCCTCGGCTTACACCAAGGGGGCGTGTTCGAGCAGGCTGACGCCCCTGCCTCCGGTGGCGAAAGCGGACGGCAGGCTCTCCCGCCAGACCTGCCGCCGCTGTGGGGCTCACTGCCGCTCAGATCTGATCATCGGCCGGCGGGGCGCCGGTCTTTGATGGAGGCGGGTGGCGGCGGGCACCAACGGGCCCTGCGGCGCGCTGGCGCGGCTATTCGCAGCCGCACCGACAGTGCGATTGGACCCAGTGAAGCTCGTGCCGGAACAACGCGCGCGGCGGCCCCTGGCGGCGAAGCGTCTCCACGCGCTCGCGCGCGACAGCGTCCGCGGGGTGGTACTCGTTGATGAAGTAGGTCGGCGGGAAGGTCATGCTGCGCGAGTAGACGTCGAAGCTGGGCCCATCGCTGACCAGCGCCTTATTGAAGCCGATGGGCCTGTCGTTGTCCATCGGCCCGAGAGCGATATCCATCCACATTTCGGCAAACCGCGGCTCCTGCGCCAGCTCTGCGAGCATGCGAGCGTATTCGGGGCGGTGGCTGTGTACGGCCGTGCCCATCCAGAAGATGCGCAGTCCCTCGCGAAGCGCTTCCTCGTCGCTGGCCGGGCTAGCCTCCGGGTGTGCCCTGGCAGCGCGAAAGATGAGCGCCATCGGGTGCAGGTCGCGGCTCAGGGCCCGTGTAAAGCCGGTCCCGAGCGCGTCCAGATAGCTGTTCCAGGCCCGCACGTAGAAGAGGCCGTCGATGACTACGGCCGGGTACTGAGAACTGCCCAGGACCTCCTGCACGTAGCGCACGAAGCTGGAGCGCTCGGGCGCCGGCATCGCCCGCATGCGGCTACAGGCCATGATCAGGAACGCTACATGGTGATTGGACAGATGGCAGACTTCGGCGATCCGGGAGATGTCGCGGTCGTCCGGGACCTGGCGGTTTGCCTCCCATCGCCGAACGGTGGCTCCGGAACGGCCGATGAGGCGCCCGAACTGTTCCGGGGAGGGCTCTCGTCCGTTGACCCGCGCGCGGTGCCTGAAGCAGGCGATCCAGGCGCCCGGGCTATCCGGGAAGGGGGGTCCAGAAGGTCTCTTTGCCATTGCTCCCGGGAGCCCCAAGACCCGCACTGGTCTTAAGCGCTCCTCTCGCATTCTCATATACGCGACCACGCGGTCCGTGACAATGGCCTCTCGGCCCCAATGCTGCCCGCGGATGGGCTGCTACGGGGATTGTAGGCGGCCGCCGCCCCCCTCACACGCCGCGGGGACGACGCCCCTCCGGCTTGTCAGAGCCATGTGATTGCCGCTGTGATAAAAGTCGATGGCCCCGGCGGTGACCCGCCGAGCCGCCGTTGGGCCCGCGGGACGCCCCGACCAGGCTCTGGGCGTCCCGTCCCTGCCGGGCTGGTGTGGTCGGAGGGAAGCCGCCTCGGTGGCGGTCGCCGGGAGCGGCGGTCACCTGAAGGTCGCAGCCGCGAACAGGACCGCGAACTGCCGGCACCAAATGATTGCGCTCCGCACCTGGGAAATGTCGACGCCGGGCGGGACGTCGTAGTTGAAGCTGCCGTCCGTCGCCTTGAGGCGGCCGAGGTTGACCGCCATGCTGTCGTAGCCGTCGGGGTCGGGTGACAGGTAAACGTACAGGTCCGGCCCGTTGCGGACCGAGAAGTCCTCGAACCGCAGGACGTAGCGGCCCGGCTCTGTCTCGATCAGGAAGGCCTTGCCCCTGCCGAAGTGGAAGCTGTCGGCGCCGACGAATTCGCCGCGGTGTGTCGTGCGCGGCGCAAAGGCCCCCGCCGGCGCCACGGGGGCCGCGGACCCGCCAGGCGAGTCGATGGCAGCTGCTGCGACCGGGCTCGCCTCCTCCAGGAAGCTGCGCTCCCACAGCGGCGACAGCAGATAGTCGCCGGCGATGAGCGCTGCCACAAGCATGGGCGCTCCTGTGGCTGCCGCCAGTAGCCGGTGCCGCCAGACGAGCCTGTGCAAACCCGCTCGATACGCCGCGAAGATACCGGCCGCGGTAACGACCGCAAGGAGCGCCGTGATCGGATAGCGGTAGTCGTAAAGGTCCGCCATCACCCGCTCGATGTCGCCGAAAGTAGAGAGCACGGCGTCCACCACCTCAGCTAAGTACCGGACTCAAGCGTAGCCTGCCGATCTTACGAATCCCTTACGCGCCTCGATCTCACAGCGCTGCCAGGGCTTGCCCCGTCAGGACCAGTCCGGCGGCCAGGATCGCGATGGCGCTGAGCACCGGGACCGCCGGGGCGAGGCGGACGACGGGCCTCGCGCGGCCGATGAGAGGC
Coding sequences within:
- a CDS encoding ABC transporter permease; protein product: MSNYIARRILWLIPVMFFISLVTFVLMHNVEGGPWDSERKLPDHVIENLNRKYGLDKPLWRQYVDFVANALQGDLGISFQRQDKPVTDILLGGLKVTGMLGLMALGMASVVGISLGIMAALNKNGPIDYLSVLLATIGSSIPSFVLGIFLIYFLSVEWHILPTYGWNLRNGFIPGWVPPLKQAVMPVICLAALPTAFLARVTRASMLEVLRQDYVRTARAKGLPSLTVLYRHSFRNALIPILTILGPIAVNLVTGAFIVEQLFSIPGNGRLFIQSINGRDYGLIMGTTLFYAFFIAIANLAVDITYALVDPRIRYR
- a CDS encoding ABC transporter permease, producing MAVSTVPLAEPAEHQRYRARGLWEDAFRRLIRNRLALVGLLILVVFAVAAVLAPLIAPFDPNEQNYDAIFQSPNATHIAGTDNLGRDWFSRLVYGARLSLTVGIFAQAIVLMIGVAIGTTAGYFGGQIDNLLMRFTDLMYAFPDLLFIILLRTVFSEGILHEFGINILSRDTEQIFTLFFIIGLINWTGDARLVRGQILSLKEREFVEAARSIGASNAQIMWRHLFPNTLGPLIVVVTLGIPRAVFAEAALSFIGIGVGPSIPSWGSMVQEGYSAIFGSPHLVLFPAGAIALLMLSFTFLGDGLRDALDPRTR
- a CDS encoding helix-turn-helix domain-containing protein, with translation MAKRPSGPPFPDSPGAWIACFRHRARVNGREPSPEQFGRLIGRSGATVRRWEANRQVPDDRDISRIAEVCHLSNHHVAFLIMACSRMRAMPAPERSSFVRYVQEVLGSSQYPAVVIDGLFYVRAWNSYLDALGTGFTRALSRDLHPMALIFRAARAHPEASPASDEEALREGLRIFWMGTAVHSHRPEYARMLAELAQEPRFAEMWMDIALGPMDNDRPIGFNKALVSDGPSFDVYSRSMTFPPTYFINEYHPADAVARERVETLRRQGPPRALFRHELHWVQSHCRCGCE
- a CDS encoding DM13 domain-containing protein, with amino-acid sequence MLSTFGDIERVMADLYDYRYPITALLAVVTAAGIFAAYRAGLHRLVWRHRLLAAATGAPMLVAALIAGDYLLSPLWERSFLEEASPVAAAAIDSPGGSAAPVAPAGAFAPRTTHRGEFVGADSFHFGRGKAFLIETEPGRYVLRFEDFSVRNGPDLYVYLSPDPDGYDSMAVNLGRLKATDGSFNYDVPPGVDISQVRSAIIWCRQFAVLFAAATFR